In Papio anubis isolate 15944 chromosome 20, Panubis1.0, whole genome shotgun sequence, a single window of DNA contains:
- the LOC116271607 gene encoding zinc finger protein 708-like: MAEWRNNFASWRKASEGMALAISSALLKRRTIADVKMKALKLVIAQAELAGRRRGAEGAADAGRGEILLPDVLPSEDSDSFSRMQRAGAVIFLKPYSIYTGEKRHKCKEFGKTFKCFSELTEHKIIATREILYKCEGCGKASNGFSNLTEYKIIYIREKPYKCEERGKAFNWSLNLTELKIINTEEKTYKYKKCDKAFNWFSDLTEHKIVYTEDKLYKCEECDSAFNQFSNFTRHKEIHTGEKLYKCEESGNTFSQSSTLTKQDNSMGEKPYKCEMNNVITILQFLINNLYCR, from the exons ATGGCAGAATGGCGCAACAATTTCGCCAGTTGGCGAAAAGCCAGTGAAGGGATGGCTTTGGCGATTTCCTCGGCCTTGCTGAAACGCCGAACCATTGCGGATGTGAAGATGAAAGCATTGAAACTGGTCATCGCACAGGCTGAACTGGCTGGAAGACGCCGTGGGGCTGAAGGCGCGGCCGACGCTGGGCGGGGCGAGATTCTGCTGCCGGACGTGCTGCCGTCGGAAGATAGCGACAGCTTTAGCCGTATGCAGCGCGCTGGCGCGGTAATTT TTCTCAAACCTTACTCAATTTATACTGGAGAGAAACGCCACAAATGCAAAGAATTTGGCAAAACTTTTAAGTGTTTCTCAGAACTTACTGAACACAAAATAATTGCTACTAGAGAGATACTTTACAAATGTGAAGGATGTGGCAAAGCTTCTAATGGGTTCTCAAATCTTACTGAATATAAGATAATTTATATtagagagaaaccctacaaatgtgaagaacgtggcaaagcttttaactgGTCCTTAAACCTTACTGAACTTAAGATAATTAATACTGAAGAGAAAacctataaatacaaaaaatgtgaCAAAGCTTTTAACTGGTTTTCAGACCTTACTGAACATAAGATAGTTTATACTGAAGACAAACTctataaatgtgaagaatgtgacagTGCTTTTAATCAATTCTCAAACTTTACTAGACATAAGGAAATTCATACCGGAGAAAAactctacaaatgtgaagaaagtGGGAACACTTTTAGCCAGTCCTCAACTCTTACTAAACAAGATAATTCAAtgggagagaaaccctacaaatgtgaaatGAATAATGTTATAACCATTCTTCAATTCTTAATAAACAATTTATACTGCAGATAA